The sequence actccGGAGTATGTCTCCtaactttcgacaaattccaccttCCGAATAGAGTCGATATCACATGGCATTCAGTAATGGTTAAACCTTATTTCCCAAACCCAATGAGGTGTAAGAATTGCGGTAAACTCAATCGTACGATGAAACGATGCAATAACCCACAAATGTGCCAACAATGCAATCTCCCCTCTCATGACCCCCAAAAATGTACCCGAACAATGTGCACAAATTGTTCCGGAAATCATCCAGCATATGATAAGCTTTGTCCAAAATACCAACAATCTAaagagattttaaaaattcaagttgaaaataaatgtacaaTGAAAGAAGCAATTACACTGTACAAAAACCAAATTCCTTCAATTATTGGTGGCCCCTCTTTCGCTTCtgttacacaaaattttaacacacttaatcaacaacaacaaaatgactCATCACAATCTCTaaacaattcaaaaacaaataatttaccTCCAACTGAACCGCAACAACTAAATCCTAATTTACCAAATAATACCTCTCAACAAAACATAGAACAAAACATAAATCATAATAATCCTCTCAGTAATATTCTCACCCAATTAATTTCCAACCAACAACATACAGGCAACACAACCACTTGCTTCACCCACGAAAATATTTATCAACAATTCAATGCATTCACAGCAAACAACACAATCAACAACGATAACCTGCTTTCTCCTGTTGATCCTCTACCAGCTCTCCCAATTGAGCAACAAGATGTTAATAtggaatcaaaaacaaatacagaaTTACCTCCCTAATTTTCTTTATAACCAACTACACCATTTTTGTCGCGCATAAAAACACTAGTCTACCTTCACAATGATCTCGGTACTTCAATGGAACATTAATGGATATTTCAATAATTACCACGAATTGCTATTACTAATAAAAGAACTCCACCCATCCCTTTTATGCTTACAAGAAACTCATATCCCTCACAATAAGAAAGCATACCCTCCAAGCGGATATGAAGCCCATTTTTTCAATTCACCCCAAAACCTATATGGTAAACAAGGTGTTGCCATTTTAGTTAAAAGAGGAATACCTCACAAAATTCTGTTTACTGACGATGATCTTCTGAGTATTGCTGTAGAAATCTCGCATAACCCAAAGCTCACTatcattaatacatacataccaccaaataaactattttcacatacacatatatttgaaattttaaataaggcaACTGGGCCCAGGCTATGGTTAGGCGACGTAAATGCCTGGAGTCCTCTGTGGGGCTCATCATCTGTTAATGACAGAGGCGCTATTATTGAAGACTCTTTGTTATCGACTGATATGGTTGTACTAAACGATGGAAACCCCACTCACTTTTCAACTCATCATACTTTCACGCACGTCGATATAACGACATGTACACCAAATTTGGTACCTCTCAGTACATGGAAAATAATCAATGACCTTCACGGAAGTGACCATTTTCCTATTGTTATTGAAATAGTATCCaataaggagcacaacaaaaacaaatataatccTAAATTTTTAACAGACAAAGCAGATTGGACTAAATATCAAGAAATGTGCACAAATATATCCACGAAGTACCCGGTTTCAACTAATATTAATAAAGAAGCAGcctcaataaaaaaagttatttgtactGCAGCTCACTTTTCCATTCCGCAGACAAAAAACTTCAGCCTAACACGATATACGCCATGGTGGAATAATGATTTACAAAAACTACGAACTCTAAAGCAAAAGAGTTGGTACAAATATAAATGTACACGAGATTTTCACGATCTTTTAGTATACAAACGTAACAATGCCATTTTCAAACACgaagcaaaaaaagcaaaacgcaATGCTTTCGAAGACTTTACTTCTAACATTAACCCGCAAagcagcacaaaaaaaatttggcaggACTTAGGGCGCCTATCGGGCATTAGGAGATCAAACGCCATAACCTGTATAAATACCTCAAACGGTACATATACCGACCCTAGTAATATGGCGAacgaatttgcaaaatattggaGCTCCTACTCTAAAAATTCCAACTTTCCGAATGAGTTCATAGAAAAAAAGAATAGCATTACTAACCGACTTTATAAACCTGAAGGGAAACCAAGTATCTCTGCAAAATATCTGGAGTCTGATATCACTACTGACGAGTTTGAGAGAGCCGCCGCCATCTATAAGGGAAAAACACCAGGCCTTGATAGGATATCATACCCTTTGTTGAAAAACTGTCCTTCTCCGTTTAAAAAAAGGATAGTAAACTTGTACAACGAAATTTTTGCGCAAGGTATTTACCCACAGAATTGGAAGGTAGCAGACGCAATACCAATAGCTAAACCTCTCAAACCGCAGTTGGAAATTAGCAGCTACCGTCCCATATCCTCTCTGCTTGGgaaagatattagaaaaaatattagccAAAAGGATTATgtggttttcagaaaaaactAAGTCAATTAGCGCCAACCAAGTAGCATTCAAAAAAGGGCATGGTACTTTAGACGCTCTACTACATTTCGAACACTCCGCGGCAACCGCAATCGCCAATAAGGGGCATTTAACAGCTCTAAGTCTAGATTTCGAGAAGGCATACGATCGTATCGGTGCACATAACGTCCTTCAAGAACTAGCCAACTGCAAAGTAGGCCCAAAAATTTACAACTTTGTTAAAACGTTTTTGAGCAATAGAAAATTCCGAGTTAAACTCAATAATAACTACTCACACTGCGTTCCGTTAGAAAATGGTATACCTCAAGGCTCTCCAATATCAGTCACAATATTTATGAtcgcttttaataaaattagccAAATTATATCCCAGTTCCCAGTAGAACATTGTATTTATGCAGATGACGTTCTGATTTTTTCAAGAAGATTCGATTTGACGCAAGTCAAAGATACTTTTACAGAAatcttaaacaaaatttctgaaTGGTCTCTCACATCGGGAGCCAacatataatttcaaaaatgtaacaCTTTACATATTTGCCACAAAAAAACATGTGATGGATTTAATTTAAGATACAACACTCAAATACCAAATGTAAATAAACTTAAGATTTTAGGTATCATATTTGACGCCAAATTTAACTTTAAGGAGCATTgtttagttttaagaaaaaagttatttgataaACTATGTATTATTAAATTCCTCTCATCGCAAAAATCGAATATTCATCCGAATATCCTAATCAACACAACTAAGGTTCTACTCCTATCAGCCATTGATTACGGCCTTCCAATATATGGGCACCACGCTGGAAACTCACTTAAAAAACTTTGCGCGCCATACCATTCGGCTATCAGACGCAGCATCAGAGCTTTTCCCCCGACGAATACAAAGAATATACTTGCTGAAACTGACATGTCACATATCCAAGAAAGACTCGAATTGAGCACATTACGACTGATACCtaaacttttttatacccaTAATCCTATATTACACAACAAAGTAAAACAAGCGGTTACGCGAAAGCGGCATATAAAAAAGCAATCAGCCATCCATCGGGTTGTTCAAAAGATAGCGCATCTTGATCCTGACATAAAACCAAGGTGCTTAAAAATCAGCAAACATCCCCCATGGGCTCTACATTCCTCTTTTTTGGTAGACGAATTAATGTGCTTTCCAAAGCACAATACCTGTGCAGAtactttcaaacaattttttacgaGTCGAAAACACCAACTTCACTCCAACGGTTGGATTTTCGTATACACCGACGGATCAAAAGATTATGCTAATACTGCGTATGCAGTCGTTTCTGACGATTCTTGCATTATAAGCAAAGGGTTGCATTACCCTACTGCTCCATTTTCTCAGCTGAAGCCTATGCTGTGAAATCAGCAGCAAAAGGGGCGGTAAGGTCAAAAGGAAAATATACCAATGCACCGATAGCCTCTCAACAATAATGGCAATTCAGAACCCAAATAACGTAAGCCCGCTAATTGCATGTATTCGAGATACCCTGATTGcatataagaataaaataaaattaatgtgggTACCGAGCCACTGCGGTATCCTGGATACATGCCCAGCACTCAGCAAGATCAGGGGagaaatattttcatcgaaCACGCCATCAGAGCTTTTAAAAGCtcctactgcagaaaatatttcaataatatacaaatatatatgcaaagctaaattaagtaacaaaatttaatgaacttaaactatcaaattcaattttggttatacaaattataattatttatactaATACTAATATAGTAGCATCTATTATATACACTAAGCAGCTGAAGGCATTGTTGCTAGTGCTGCcacaaatatgtaatatatttatttataagtatatttcattatattaaataaataaatactaatacatattgtatttacaaaaacacaatattttgatagacgcaaaagcaacagcaagcgcaacgcgatggccgctttgccaccacacattctaaaatgttctagaacacaacaaaaacacataccttaCATGCGCATGTCACCCGAAGCTAAAATCTTAACCTAgcggctacaaaaacaaaatacattcgtagacgcagtcgcaacggccatgattctatcagcgacggcgctgaacaatttagaacaaaaacaaaaagttcattcataagttcgagctcatatttcaatttcattcataaaacaagccgcccatatgccaattttcgcgaccattcgaaaatagtcactAGTcaccgtatgtatgtatgcacccttatatgtatgtaaatatgtcttctaactgttcgacagtcgcgaatTAATGCGACTTAAATTCCTTCAGCaaatccagcgaatcacacatttctgtccgcAAACCCGcgtatatgtaccctatgatcaaaaagtaccgggaatgtttaaataaaacataacagagttaaatttcaggcaaatttatattatctccttcaaaatatgacccgtctgaagcacacacatgtgccaacgtttaacccagtcctccaaacagccCCGGTAGGCCGacatggcgcgttatcatcacgcaaaat comes from Anastrepha obliqua isolate idAnaObli1 chromosome 6, idAnaObli1_1.0, whole genome shotgun sequence and encodes:
- the LOC129250120 gene encoding myb-like protein D — protein: MCTNCSGNHPAYDKLCPKYQQSKEILKIQVENKCTMKEAITLYKNQIPSIIGGPSFASVTQNFNTLNQQQQNDSSQSLNNSKTNNLPPTEPQQLNPNLPNNTSQQNIEQNINHNNPLSNILTQLISNQQHTGNTTTCFTHENIYQQFNAFTANNTINNDNLLSPVDPLPALPIEQQDVNMESKTNTELPP